In Carya illinoinensis cultivar Pawnee chromosome 7, C.illinoinensisPawnee_v1, whole genome shotgun sequence, the following are encoded in one genomic region:
- the LOC122315402 gene encoding prostaglandin E synthase 2-like — translation MMMRRVNVNELAILSRSIGGGAAVATAADQRLLRLALYGTSDLKASSNPQWLMSRGLVDCFGSSGPSVANGVAGTRFFSAAATSLAKESLRPEKFSPKDVVLYQYEACPFCNKIKAFLDYYKIPYEVVEVNPINKKEIKWSDYKKVPILKVDGEQMVDSSDIIDKLFQKIHLDNPVVDGDEERKWRGWVDNHLVHVLSPNIYRTTSESLESFDYITTHGNFSFTERIIAKYAGAAAMYFVSKKLKKKHNITNERAALYEAAETWVDGLKGRQFLGGLNPNLADLAVFGVLRPIRHLRSGRDMVEHTRIGDWYARMESAVGESARIKTDK, via the exons atgatgatgagaaGGGTTAATGTCAACGAGCTCGCCATTCTCAGTCGATCCATCGGAGGAGGCGCTGCCGTCGCCACCGCAGCTGACCAGCGACTGCTTCGATTGGCGCTCTACGGCACTTCGGATTTAAAGGCCAGCTCCAATCCACAGTGGCTCATGTCGCGAGGACTCGTCGATTGCTTTGGCTCATCGGGTCCATCTGTCGCAAACGGCGTCGCGGGGACCAGGTTCTTCTCTGCCGCGGCCACATCTCTAGCGAAGGAGTCACTTCGTCCCGAAAAATTCTCCCCCAAAGACGTGGTTCTTTACCAGTACGAAGCTTGCCCTTTCTGCAATAAAATCaaag CTTTCTTGGATTATTACAAAATTCCCTACGAAGTAGTGGAGGTTAACCCCATCAACAAAAAGGAGATCAAGTGGTCTGATTACAAAAAGGTGCCTATACTGAAGGTTGATGGTGAACAGATGGTCGATTCTTCAG ACATAATTGATAAGTTGTTCCAAAAGATTCATCTCGATAACCCTGTCGTGGATGGTGATGAAGAACGGAAATGGCGTGG GTGGGTGGATAATCACTTGGTGCATGTCTTATCTCCAAATATTTATCGAACTACTTCTGAATCTCTCGAGTCATTTGACTATATCACCACTCACG GCAATTTCAGTTTCACTGAGAGGATAATTGCGAAGTATGCTGGAGCTGCAGCTATGTATTTTGTGtcaaagaaattgaagaagaaacacAACATCACAAATGAACGTGCAGCCCTGTATGAAGCTGCAGAAACATGGGTAGATGGTCTGAAGGGCCGGCAGTTTCTTG GTGGGTTAAATCCTAATCTGGCCGATCTAGCTGTCTTCGGTGTCCTGAGGCCCATCCGACACCTCAGGTCAGGCAGAGACATGGTTGAGCATACGAGGATTGGTGATTGGTATGCTAGAATGGAAAGTGCAGTAGGAGAATCTGCTAGAATCAAGACAGACAAGTAG
- the LOC122315403 gene encoding uncharacterized protein LOC122315403 produces the protein MSRCYPYPPPGYVKSGEPWIDWTKLQREREKVKTDIKKEKKREEKKKRRKAHRGKEKPTVIGDDKKRKLNYQKYVQLEKTRAEPCGEYFQKQIEAEAEQFEKSDLTEEQERPICSPNICSDSSQRSNKRKRDTSPTSGFRSHGTIVRIRLPSRKDRDDEKSCSTSGRVDFHAQQKNGSVDVPNQVLLCSSNGRENILAEMLTTEQKKELPCPVPERIETSYKSETERTEYLYKALIEDWVPPRTQIHENLLSDEEWLFKKKKQEERRASQKFEAGNDVISCSRKLWPQGHYLPEADMYALPYTVPF, from the exons ATGTCTCGGTGCTATCCGTACCCCCCTCCGGGGTATGTGAAGAGCGGGGAGCCATGGATCGATTGGACTAAG CTCCAAAGAGAAAGGGAGAAGGTCAAAACAGATattaagaaagagaagaagagggaggagaagaagaagagaaggaaagcACATAGAGGAAAAGAGAAACCCACTGTTATTGGCGACGACAAAAAAAGAAAGCTCAATTATCAGAAGTATGTGCAACTAGAGAAAACTAGAGCAGAGCCATGTggtgaatattttcaaaagcaaaTTGAAGCCGAGGCTGAACAATTTGAAAAGAGTGATCTTACTGAAGAACAGGAGCGGCCAATTTGCTCTCCAAACATATGCTCCGACAGCTCTCAAAGAAGCAACAAGAGGAAAAGGGATACCTCACCAACTAGTGGCTTTCGCAGTCATG GAACTATTGTCCGGATTCGGCTGCCATCGAGAAAGGACCGAGATGATGAGAAGTCGTGCTCCACTTCTGGAAGGGTAGATTTTCATGCTCAACAGAAGAATGGAAGTGTCGATGTTCCCAATCAAGTGCTTTTATGCTCTTCTAATGGAAGGGAAAATATACTTGCTGAGATGCTCACAACTGAGCAAAAAAAAGAACTCCCCTGTCCAGTGCCAGAGAGGATTGAAACATCGTACAAAAGTGAGACTGAGAGGACAGAATATCTATATAAAGCTTTGATTGAGGACTGGGTGCCGCCTCGCACTCAGATTCATGAAAATTTATTAAGTGATGAAGAGTGGCTCtttaagaagaagaagcaggAAGAAAGACGTGCGTCTCAAAAATTTGAAGCCGGTAATGATGTCATATCTTGTAGTCGCAAGTTGTGGCCACAAGGCCATTACTTGCCTGAGGCTGACATGTATGCATTACCCTATACTGTTccgttttga
- the LOC122315401 gene encoding probable serine/threonine-protein kinase PBL26: MEEYISLRDGEAPEILHAIHTAERVLGDNHGALKTGDCGLNDQEAPLNSISLFQKELPESTLGWPLLRKTAHANQKALRKSKGRNLSVVEWVMSLPTRSTSLILQDHTALDVNRTDIPSERQAVNSTFEEGDNEDGTLPQAVGAEDETVGSRRKPEENSGLVCEYKEEVSSSSASFLMKDSPQSRPGWPLLKNSASASFDFSRDSEDRNMSVVQGLMSLPNLSNSVIPQTQTGVVSNKIESHIERERCFSEDLDTENNSTDTESLLKEFEFLMRTNFTGCRWFSYKELNSATSNFSSENLVGEGGCSKVYRGCLPGGRSVAVKVLKSYEKAWNDFYREMDIISTLKHKNISPLIGVCLEDDYLISVYDFFSVGNLEDNLHGHGNRSVLPWEVRFKLAVAVAEALNYLHKECPRPVIHRDVKSSNILLSNEFQPQLSDFGLSIWGPTDSTYEIHSDVVGTFGYIAPEYFMRGRVSNKIDVYSFGVVLLELISGRKPIDYHTLKDQISLVKWAKPLLKSGDVKALLDPKLEEDFDVDQMHKMVLAASLCVSQSARLRPKMSQILKILKGEKGAEDCVPHNIDTKELGNQDEDDLYPEFGCKRQSDSALLQTENDNNSPSSGDTETCLSNAEKPRHFMLKDYLKQRRH, encoded by the exons ATGGAAGAATATATTAGCTTAAGAGACGGAGAGGCACCGGAGATTTTACATGCAATTCATACAGCTGAACGTGTCCTGGGAGATAATCATGGGGCCTTGAAAACTGGGGATTGCGGCCTAAATGATCAGGAAGCTCCTTTGAACTCGATTTCTCTTTTCCAAAAAGAGCTACCAGAATCAACACTTGGTTGGCCACTTCTCCGGAAAACAGCACATGCGAATCAGAAAGCTCTGAGAAAATCTAAAGGTAGGAATTTGTCTGTTGTTGAATGGGTAATGAGCCTACCTACTCGATCCACGTCTCTAATTTTGCAAGATCATACTGCTTTGGATGTGAATAGAACTGATATACCTTCCGAGAGGCAGGCTGTCAACTCTACCTTTGAGGAAGGAGATAATGAAGACGGAACACTGCCCCAAGCGGTTGGGGCTGAAGACGAAACAGTTGGCAGTCGCAGGAAACCAGAAGAAAATTCTGGCCTCGTTTGTGAATATAAAGAGGAAGTTTCTTCGAGTTCTGCTTCTTTCCTTATGAAGGATTCTCCACAATCGAGGCCTGGCTGGCCGCTTCTTAAGAATTCAGCTTCTGCTAGTTTTGATTTCTCAAGAGATTCTGAAGATAGAAATATGTCTGTTGTTCAAGGGTTGATGAGCCTGCCTAACCTGTCAAATTCAGTAATTCCACAAACCCAGACTGGTGTAGtttcaaataaaatagaaagtCATATTGAAAGAGAGAGATGTTTTTCTGAGGATTTAGATACTGAAAATAATTCGACAGATACAGAAAGTCTTCTCAAGGAGTTCGAATTTCTCATGAGAACAAACTTTACCGGTTGTAGGTGGTTCAGTTACAAGGAGCTGAATAGTGCAACGTCCAATTTCTCCTCAG AAAATCTTGTTGGAGAGGGAGGGTGCAGCAAAGTTTACAGAGGATGTCTTCCAGGTGGCAGATCAGTGGCAGTAAAGGTATTAAAATCGTATGAGAAGGCTTGGAATGACTTCTACAGAGAAATGGATATCATCTCTACATTGAAGCACAAGAACATTTCACCTCTTATTGGTGTATGTCTCGAAGATGACTATCTCATCTCTGTCTATGACTTCTTTTCCGTGGGGAATTTAGAGGACAACTTACACG GTCATGGGAACAGATCTGTGTTGCCATGGGAAGTGAGGTTTAAATTGGCTGTTGCAGTTGCTGAGGCTTTAAATTACCTCCACAAAGAATGTCCTAGGCCAGTTATTCACAGAGATGTAAAATCTTCAAACATTCTTCTTTCGAATGAGTTTCAGCCACAG CTATCTGACTTCGGGCTTTCTATATGGGGACCCACGGATTCAACTTATGAGATACACAGTGACGTGGTAGGGACTTTTGGGTATATTGCTCCTGAATATTTCATGCGAGGAAGGGTGAGTAATAAAATTGATGTATACTCCTTCGGTGTGGTTCTGCTCGAGCTTATATCAGGAAGAAAGCCAATTGATTATCATACCCTGAAAGACCAAATAAGTTTGGTCAAATGG GCAAAACCATTATTGAAGAGTGGAGATGTTAAAGCATTGTTGGACCCAAAGTTAGAGGAGGACTTCGATGTCGATCAAATGCATAAAATGGTATTGGCAGCAAGCCTCTGCGTTAGCCAGTCAGCTCGACTTCGTCCAAAAATGAGCCAG ATACTGAAGATATTAAAAGGGGAGAAAGGTGCTGAAGATTGTGTCCCCCATAATATTGATACGAAAGAATTGGGAAATCAAGATGAAGATGACCTTTATCCGGAATTTGGTTGCAAGCGACAAAGTGACTCTGCATTGCTTCAGACAGAAAATGACAACAACTCCCCAAGTAGTGGGGATACTGAGACATGTCTAAGTAATGCAGAAAAGCCTAGACACTTTATGTTAAAGGACTACTTGAAACAACGGCGACACTGA
- the LOC122316802 gene encoding rac-like GTP-binding protein 5: MSASRFIKCVTVGDGAVGKTCMLISYTSNTFPTDYVPTVFDNFSANVVVDGSTVNLGLWDTAGQEDYNRLRPLSYRGADVFILAFSLISKASYENVAKKWIPELRHYAPGVPIILVGTKLDLRDDKQFFIDHPGAVPIATPQGEELRKLIGAPAYIECSSKTQQNVKAVFDAAIKVVLQPPKQKKKKRKAQKACSIL; this comes from the exons ATGAGTGCGTCTAGATTCATTAAGTGCGTCACCGTCGGTGACGGCGCTGTCGGTAAAACCTGTATGTTGATATCCTACACGAGCAATACATTCCCTACG GACTATGTGCCGACTGTTTTTGACAATTTCAGTGCTAATGTTGTCGTGGATGGTAGCACtgttaacctagggttatgggaTACTGCTG GTCAGGAGGATTACAATAGATTAAGGCCTTTGAGCTATCGAGGCGCAGATGTCTTTATACTTGCTTTCTCTCTCATAAGCAAGGCTAGCTATGAAAATGTTGCTAAGAAG TGGATTCCTGAATTAAGGCATTACGCACCTGGTGTTCCAATAATTCTTGTTGGAACAAAGCTTG ATCTTCGAGATGATAAGCAGTTCTTTATAGATCATCCTGGTGCAGTGCCCATTGCTACGCCTCAG GGAGAAGAGCTTAGGAAACTGATTGGCGCTCCTGCCTACATCGAGTGTAGTTCAAAAACACAGCAG AATGTCAAGGCAGTATTTGATGCAGCCATTAAGGTCGTGCTGCAGCCTCCgaagcaaaagaagaagaagagaaaggcacaaaagGCTTGCTCCATTCTGTGA
- the LOC122316358 gene encoding glutathione S-transferase T3-like encodes MDNMLDEDPFFTTLLQSGGEGPITTPTFSQHSNVVVASTPLHGEKRPPTKKVQRGASFTVEEDNALVSGWLNISIDAIRGTDQKSTQMWERISEFYHEYKKPQTMNRSVGSLINRWSIIQKCTNKFCAYLAQVESLHPSGATEQDKIEKAKILYKMMERGNFTMDHSWNLLRHQPKWHQHINTLNTRRKPHDKRPSNEQSSEVLGDVVEEHVERPAGKKAEKENLRKRKAQESSDAEFNMALGAMTKDRQLFMAERREWQTKADHDRGAQLELDKRKFDAEMMSKDLSGMNAMQQAYFHKVQKKIWEESMSDSDGISE; translated from the exons ATGGACAATATGTTGGATGAGGACCCATTCTTCACCACTCTCTTACAAAGTGGAGGAGAAGGTCCTATTACCACTCCAACATTCTCACAGCATTCTAATGTTGTGGTCGCTTCAACCCCCCTTCACGGTGAAAAGAGGCCTCCaacaaaaaaagttcaaagaggAGCTTCTTTCACTGTTGAGGAGGATAATGCACTTGTCTCTGGTTGGCTCAACATTAGTATTGATGCCATTAGGGGAACTGATCAGAAATCCACTCAAATGtgggagaggatttctgaattTTATCACGAATATAAAAAACCACAAACTATGAACCGTTCGGTTGGATCATTGATCAATCGTTGGTCCATAATTCAGAAAtgcacaaataagttttgtgcataTCTAGCTCAAGTAGAGTCATTGCACCCGAGTGGTGCAACCGAACAGGATAAG ATTGAAAAGGCAAAAATATTGTACAAAATGATGGAACGAGGAAATTTCACAATGGACCATTCTTGGAATCTTTTGAGACAccaacccaaatggcatcaacATATAAATACGCTGAATACGAGGAGAAAGCCACATGATAAACGTCCTTCAAATGAgcagtcaagtgaagttttagGCGATGTTGTGGAGGAGCATGTTGAAAGGCCTGCTGGAAAAAAGGCTGAAAAGGAAAACTTGAGGAAGCGAAAGGCTCAAGAATCATCTGATGCTGAGTTCAACATGGCATTAGGAGCAATGACCAAAGATAGACAATTGTTCATGGCGGAGAGAAGAGAATGGCAGACGAAGGCTGATCACGATAGAGGTGCACAACTGGAGCTTGATAAAAGAAAGTTCGATGCTGAGATGATGAGCAAGGATCTTTCTGGTATGAATGCCATGCAGCAAGCCTACTTCCataaagttcaaaaaaaaatttgggaagAGTCAATGAGTGATTCAGATGGTATATCCGAATGA
- the LOC122317226 gene encoding ABC transporter B family member 13-like — MEEVELATNNGPTLMHQNPAPEMGEPSNSSKKKSISFLGLFSAADSIDYVLMFFGSIGACIHGAALPVFFVLFGRMIDSLGHLSEHPHMLSSRVSEYSLYLIYLGLVVLASAWIGVALWMQTGERQTARLRLKYLQSVLKKDIDFFDTDAGVTNIIYHISSDAILVQDAIGDKTGHTLRYLSQFIVGFSIGFTSVWQLSLLTLAVVPLIAFAGGAYTVIMSTLSEKGEAAYAEAGKVAEEVISQVRTVYSFVGEDKAVEAYSKSLKKALKLGKKSGLAKGVGVGFTYGLLFCAWALLLWYAGILVRHRDTNGGKAFTTIINVIFSGFALGQATPNLAGIAKGRAAAANIISMIETDSKSSKTSDTGLVLPEIAGQIDFSEVCFAYPSRRNLVFNKLSFSISAGKTFAVVGPSGSGKSTIISMVQRFYEPTSGRILLDGRDLKSLDLKWLREQMGLVSQEPALFATTIASNILFGKRDADMDDVIQAAKAANAHSFIQGLPGDYDTQVGEAGTQLSGGQKQRIAIARAVLRNPKILLLDEASSALDAESEFLVQQALDEIMSHRTTIIVAHRLSTVRNADTIIVLKNGQVVESGTHSDLISKNGEYATLVSLQVSEHVKESSLLSGYGSSNNSSFRGSVSSRNSSFRDLPRQLESKLISTSDQNLLPIKRTPSIWELLTLNAPEWPYAVLGSVGAVLAGMEAPLFAFGITHILTTFYSPDVSQMKHEVERMALIFVGVAVVTIPIYLLQHYFYTLMGERLTTRVRLSMFSAILSNEVGWFDLDENNTGLLTSILAADATLVRSALADRLSTIVQNVALAVTAFVIAFMLSWRIASVVVASLPLLIGASITEQLFLKGFGGDYTRAYSRATAVAREAIANIRTVAAFGAEDEISMQFASELNQPKKQALVRGHISGFGYALSQFFAYCSYALGLWYASILIKHKDANFGDIMKSFMVLIITALAIAETLALTPDIVKGSQALGSVFGILKRKTAIDSNNPTSKMVTHVKGNIEFRNVCFKYPARPDITIFEDLNLRVSSGKSLAVVGQSGSGKSTVIALVMRFYDPTFGTVLIDGYDIKRLNLKSLRRKIGLVQQEPALFSTTIYENIKYGNEQASEIEVMKAAKAASAHEFISRMPEGYKTQVGEKGVQLSGGQKQRVAIARSMLKDPAILLLDEATSALDTASEKLVQEALNKLMEGRTTILVAHRLSTIRDADRIAVLQNGRVIEIGSHEHLSRKPGSIYGQLVSLQQE, encoded by the exons ATGGAAGAAGTAGAGCTTGCAACCAATAATGGGCCTACACTTATGCACCAGAATCCAGCTCCGGAAATGGGAGAGCCAAGtaattcaagcaaaaagaagAGCATTTCGTTTCTTGGCCTATTTTCTGCTGCTGATTCAATTGACTATGTATTGATGTTCTTCGGAAGTATCGGGGCATGCATCCATGGCGCTGCTCTTCCTGTGTTCTTTGTGTTGTTCGGTCGTATGATTGATTCTTTGGGACATCTATCCGAGCATCCTCACATGTTGTCTTCGCGGGTTTCCGAG TATTCTCTGTACTTGATCTATCTTGGACTCGTAGTTTTGGCATCAGCATGGATAG GCGTCGCACTCTGGATGCAAACTGGAGAGAGGCAGACTGCTCGTTTGAGACTGAAGTATCTCCAGTCAGTATTAAAGAAGGATATCGATTTTTTTGACACTGATGCCGGAGTTACTAATATTATTTACCACATTTCTAGTGATGCAATACTAGTGCAAGATGCAATTGGTGACAAG ACAGGCCATACTCTGCGTTACCTTTCTCAGTTCATTGTTGGGTTTTCCATTGGATTTACATCGGTGTGGCAGCTTTCACTTCTCACCTTGGCTGTTGTTCCATTGATAGCTTTCGCAGGGGGAGCTTATACCGTTATCATGTCTACCTTATCAGAAAAAGGTGAGGCTGCGTATGCTGAAGCTGGAAAGGTTGCAGAAGAG GTTATTTCGCAGGTTCGTACAGTTTACTCGTTTGTAGGAGAGGATAAAGCAGTTGAAGCATACTCTAAGTCACTAAAGAAAGCTCTAAAACTGGGGAAGAAAAGCGGGTTGGCAAAAGGAGTGGGTGTAGGCTTCACGTATGGGCTTTTATTTTGTGCGTGGGCATTGCTTCTCTGGTATGCCGGTATACTTGTCAGGCATCGGGACACGAATGGAGGGAAGGCTTTCACTACAATTATCAATGTCATCTTCAGTGGATT TGCTCTAGGCCAAGCTACTCCAAACCTTGCTGGCATTGCTAAAGGAAGGGCAGCTGCAGCCAATATCATAAGCATGATTGAAACAGATTCCAAGTCTTCTAAGACATCAGATACCGGATTGGTATTGCCAGAAATCGCTGGTCAAATCGACTTTAGCGAGGTCTGTTTTGCTTATCCTTCACGACGAAATTTGGTTTTCAACAAGTTGAGCTTTTCAATCAGCGCTGGCAAGACCTTTGCTGTAGTTGGTCCAAGCGGCTCCGGAAAGAGCACTATCATTTCCATGGTTCAACGTTTCTATGAACCCACTTCAG GTAGAATACTGTTGGATGGACGCGATCTTAAAAGTCTTGACTTGAAATGGTTGAGGGAACAGATGGGATTGGTTAGCCAAGAGCCAGCACTATTCGCCACAACCATAGCTAGCAATATTCTGTTTGGTAAACGAGATGCAGACATGGATGATGTCATACAAGCTGCTAAAGCTGCAAATGCCCACTCTTTCATTCAAGGCTTACCTGGCGATTACGATACTCAG GTAGGAGAGGCTGGAACTCAGCTTTCAGGAGGGCAAAAGCAGAGAATTGCTATTGCAAGAGCAGTGCTGAGAAACCCAAAGATACTACTTCTAGATGAAGCCAGCAGTGCTCTTGATGCAGAATCAGAATTTTTAGTTCAGCAGGCACTAGATGAAATCATGTCCCATCGGACTACAATTATCGTTGCACATCGGCTATCCACCGTACGAAATGCTGATACAATTATAGTGTTGAAGAACGGCCAGGTTGTAGAAAGTGGGACGCACTCAGACTTGATATCTAAGAATGGCGAGTATGCAACTCTAGTGAGCTTGCAAGTATCAGAACATGTTAAAGAGTCCAGTTTATTATCTGGCTATGGAAGCTCAAACAATTCAAGCTTTAGAGGCTCAGTAAGCTCGAGAAATTCAAGCTTTCGAGACCTACCCCGTCAGCTGGAATCAAAGTTGATTAGCACAAGTGATCAAAATCTGTTACCAATAAAGCGCACTCCCTCAATTTGGGAACTACTTACACTAAATGCACCTGAGTGGCCCTACGCAGTACTTGGCTCAGTGGGTGCAGTTCTGGCTGGCATGGAAGCTCCCCTGTTTGCCTTTGGAATCACACATATCTTGACTACATTTTACTCCCCTGATGTTTCTCAAATGAAACATGAAGTTGAACGGATGGCTCTTATATTTGTTGGAGTGGCAGTTGTTACTATTCCCATATACCTGCTGCAACACTACTTCTACACGTTGATGGGAGAGCGTCTCACTACCCGTGTGCGCTTATCAATGTTCTCAG CTATCCTTTCCAACGAAGTTGGCTGGTTTGATTTGGATGAGAATAATACGGGCTTACTGACTTCTATTTTAGCAGCCGATGCAACATTAGTCAGAAGTGCTCTTGCTGACCGTCTATCAACAATTGTGCAGAATGTAGCACTCGCTGTGACTGCATTTGTAATTGCCTTTATGTTAAGTTGGCGCATAGCATCTGTCGTTGTTGCCTCCCTCCCCCTACTTATTGGAGCTTCGATTACTGAG CAACTATTTCTCAAGGGATTTGGAGGAGACTACACCCGTGCCTATTCTAGAGCAACTGCTGTGGCACGTGAAGCAATTGCCAATATACGCACTGTTGCGGCATTTGGTGCTGAAGATGAGATCTCGATGCAGTTTGCTTCTGAACTAaaccaaccaaaaaaacaaGCACTTGTACGAGGCCATATATCCGGTTTTGGCTATGCTTTATCGCAGTTCTTTGCATATTGTTCATATGCACTTGGCCTTTGGTATGCGTCAATTCTAATCAAGCATAAAGATGCAAACTTTGGAGACATCATGAAATCTTTCATGGTTTTGATAATCACTGCATTGGCAATAGCAGAAACACTTGCTCTTACACCTGACATTGTGAAAGGGTCGCAAGCACTGGGGTCAGTTTTCGGTATTCTTAAAAGGAAAACAGCTATCGACTCCAATAATCCGACCTCAAAAATGGTAACTCATGTCAAGGGGAATATAGAATTCAGGAATGTGTGTTTCAAGTATCCGGCAAGGCCTGATATCACCATTTTTGAGGACTTGAACTTGAGAGTCTCATCGGGAAAGAGTCTTGCTGTAGTGGGACAAAGTGGCTCGGGGAAGAGTACTGTGATTGCACTGGTAATGAGATTCTACGACCCCACTTTCGGAACAGTCTTGATTGATGGATATGACATTAAACGCTTGAACTTGAAATCCTTAAGGCGGAAAATAGGTTTGGTTCAGCAAGAGCCAGCATTGTTCTCCACAACAATTTACGAGAACATCAAGTATGGGAATGAGCAGGCATCAGAAATTGAGGTAATGAAGGCAGCAAAAGCAGCAAGTGCCCATGAATTCATCAGTAGAATGCCTGAAGGTTACAAAACTCAAGTTGGTGAGAAGGGAGTTCAGTTATCAGGTGGCCAGAAACAAAGGGTAGCAATTGCCAGATCAATGCTGAAAGACCCGGCCATTCTTCTCTTGGATGAAGCAACAAGTGCATTGGACACTGCATCAGAGAAGCTGGTCCAAGAGGCTCTTAACAAGCTTATGGAGGGCCGAACAACAATTCTGGTGGCACATAGATTGTCAACCATTCGTGATGCAGACCGTATTGCTGTGCTGCAAAATGGCAGGGTGATTGAAATTGGCAGCCATGAGCACCTCAGTAGAAAGCCGGGTAGTATCTATGGACAACTAGTCAGTCTACAACAGGAATAA
- the LOC122316083 gene encoding DNA-directed RNA polymerase I subunit RPA12-like, with protein MEYSRARGFLFCDFCGTMLSLKSTKYAECPLCKFKRSVKEISEREISYVVTAEDIRRELGISLIRDQEVQLSKVKKKCEKCENDEAEYWTMQMRSADEGQTTFYRCTKCGHKFSEN; from the exons ATGGAGTATTCTCGTGCACGTGGTTTTTTGTTCTGTGACTTCTGTGGGACAAtgctttctttgaaatcaactaAGTATGCTGAATGTCCCCTGTGTAAGTTTAAGCGCAGTGTGAAAG AGATTTCTGAAAGGGAGATATCTTATGTAGTCACAGCCGAG GATATCAGAAGGGAGCTGGGAATCTCACTGATTCGAGACCAAGAAGTGCAATTATCAAAG GTgaaaaagaaatgtgaaaaatgCGAAAATGACGAGGCTGAGTATTGGACCATGCAG ATGAGATCAGCGGATGAAGGGCAGACTACATTTTATCGATGCACCAAATGTGGACATAAGTTTTCAGAGAATTAA